In the Microcebus murinus isolate Inina chromosome 14, M.murinus_Inina_mat1.0, whole genome shotgun sequence genome, one interval contains:
- the LOC105871651 gene encoding U1 small nuclear ribonucleoprotein C, giving the protein MPKFYCDYCDTYLTHDSPSVRKTHCSGRKHKENVKDYYQKWMEEQAQSLIDKTTAAFQQGKIPPTPFSAPPPAGAMIPPPPSLPGPPRPGMMPAPHMGGPPMMPMMGPPPPGMMPVGPGSQHGPPAHLSYNSEQTLSAPGMRPPMGGHMPMMPGPPMMRPPACPMMVPTRPGMTRPDR; this is encoded by the coding sequence ATGCCCAAGTTTTATTGTGACTACTGCGATACGTACCTCACCCATGATTCTCCATCTGTGAGAAAGACACACTGCAGTGGtaggaaacacaaagaaaatgtgaaagacTACTACCAGAAATGGATGGAAGAGCAGGCCCAGAGCCTGATTGACAAAACAACGGCTGCATTTCAACAAGGAAAAATACCTCCTACTCCgttctctgctcctcctcctgcaggGGCGATGATTCCACCTCCCCCCAGTCTTCCCGGTCCTCCTCGCCCTGGTATGATGCCAGCACCCCATATGGGGGGCCCTCCCATGATGCCAATGAtgggccctcctcctcctgggatgaTGCCAGTGGGACCTGGTTCTCAGCATGGGCCTCCTGCTCACCTTTCCTACAACTCCGAACAAACGCTTAGTGCTCCTGGAATGAGGCCACCCATGGGAGGTCACATGCCAATGATGCCTGGGCCCCCAATGATGAGACCTCCCGCCTGTCCCATGATGGTGCCCACTCGGCCAGGAATGACTCGACCAGACAGATAA